The proteins below come from a single Alnus glutinosa chromosome 9, dhAlnGlut1.1, whole genome shotgun sequence genomic window:
- the LOC133878257 gene encoding receptor-like protein 50 — protein MRSLAVFSWLFLMPIYSLFLISICVFGVSGQCFGNQQSLLLQLKNNLTFDPAMTSNKLVQWNQSIDCCSWEGITCHEGRVIGLDLSSESISGGLDDSSSLFSLQHLQSLNLAYNDFNYSQIPSQFDKLANLRYLNLSNAGFAGQIPIAISRLTRLVTLDLSGNYDTYKAADSLALENPNLNMLVQNLSKLIELHLNGVVISAQGKEWCHALSSSLPNLRVLSLSYCNLSGPIDSSLRNLKSLSVIHLNGNDFSSPVPNFFADFKNLTSLKVSSSGLNGTFPKKIFQVPTLQTIDLSLNMFSGSIPDSLASLTQLVYLDMSSNMFSGSIPVFSMAKNLTDLNLSSNNLIGQITSTQWEQLLKLENLKLYRNSLNGNIPVSLFSLPSLRYLGLWSNQFSGQLKEFSNNLKYIYLDSNRLEGPIPMSIFELRGLEGLSLGSNKFNNSLDLSVIQPLKNLSYLDLSHINLLTEYNDFNLSLSSVQLNILILASCKLKKYPDFLRNQSSLYFLDLSKNQIYGELPNWIWRLPSLQSLNLSYNYLKTLEGPISNISFFIERYLDFRSNQFQGQLPVLPPVSYLDFSMNNFHSALPASIGQSLEFAYFFSISSNKLYGSIPGSICKATNLQFLDLSDNYFSGTIPQCLIKNRNLWVLSLRKNNLNGTIPDTFPKFGYLQTLTVNKNHLEGKLPKSLKNCHLLEVLDIGNNHIKDTFPFYLKGLTILKVLILRSNKLYGPIGHLELDAPWPMLQIMDVASNNFTGHLPIVLLSTWMALTNHAHEAHSKLSYLQIEMGRRYYRHTVTVTSKGLEVELVKILTIFTTIDFSCNNFDGPIPEEIGEFTLLYILNLSHNAFAGQIPASLGKLSNLESLDLSSNKLSGNIPVPLADGLIFLAVLNLSFNQLVGQIPFIKQFATFSENSFKGNERLCGLPLKSQCSHEEPRLSPPTFEEPHKSMIDWNYLSAELGFVFGFGFVVGPLMFWKRWRIWYYKHVDDILFKIFPKLYLGNEYRRRPALNSQQPRH, from the coding sequence ATGAGATCGCTTGCGGTTTTTTCGTGGCTTTTCTTGATGCCCATTTACTCACTTTTCTTAATTAGCATTTGTGTCTTTGGCGTGTCTGGCCAATGTTTCGGCAATCAACAGTCGTTGTTGCTGCAACTGAAGAACAACCTTACATTCGATCCTGCTATGACGTCCAACAAACTTGTTCAGTGGAATCAAAGTATTGATTGCTGTTCTTGGGAAGGCATAACCTGCCATGAGGGACGTGTTATTGGTCTCGACCTGAGCAGTGAATCCATCTCGGGTGGACTTGACGATTCAAGCAGCCTCTTCAGTCTTCAGCATCTCCAGAGCCTGAATTTGGCTTACAACGACTTCAACTATTCTCAGATTCCATCACAGTTTGACAAGCTGGCAAATTTGAGGTATTTGAATCTATCAAACGCTGGTTTTGCAGGACAGATTCCTATTGCAATTTCGCGTTTGACAAGGTTGGTTACTCTTGATTTATCTGGCAATTATGACACCTACAAAGCTGCTGATTCCCTAGCACTTGAGAATCCAAATTTAAATATGCTCGTTCAGAACCTTTCGAAGCTTATCGAACTTCATCTAAATGGTGTAGTTATATCAGCCCAAGGTAAGGAGTGGTGTCACGCCTTATCATCTTCATTGCCAAATCTGAGAGTGTTGAGCTTGTCATACTGCAATCTTTCAGGCCCTATTGATTCGTCACTACGGAATCTTAAGTCCCTCTCAGTTATTCATTTGAATGGTAACGACTTTTCTTCTCCagttccaaatttttttgcAGATTTCAAAAATCTGACATCTTTGAAAGTCTCATCTTCTGGGTTGAATGGAACATTTCCCAAAAAGATCTTCCAAGTTCCAACGCTACAAACTATTGACTTATCATTGAATATGTTTAGTGGATCAATTCCAGACTCATTGGCGAGCCTCACACAATTGGTCTATTTGGACATGTCATCGAACATGTTTAGTGGATCAATTCCAGTATTTAGCATGGCCAAGAATCTAACCGACCTAAACCTTTCTTCAAATAATCTTATTGGTCAGATTACTTCCACTCAGTGGGAACAACTTTTGAAATTGGAAAATCttaaattgtatagaaattcactGAATGGGAATATTCCAGTTTCTCTATTTTCCCTTCCATCATTGCGATATTTAGGACTCTGGTCCAACCAATTTTCTGGTCAACTCAAAGAATTTTCCAATaacctaaaatatatttatttggaTAGCAACCGGTTGGAAGGACCAATACCCATGTCTATCTTTGAACTTCGAGGTCTTGAAGGCCTATCACTTGGTTCAAACAAATTTAACAACTCCCTAGACCTTAGTGTGATTCAGCCGTTAAAAAATCTTTCATACCTTGATCTTTCTCACATCAACTTGTTGACTGAATATAATGATTTTAACCTTTCGTTATCCTCGGTTCAGCTTAATATATTAATTCTCGCTTCTTGCAAGTTGAAAAAATATCCCGATTTTTTGAGAAACCAATCCAGTTTATACTTTCTAGACCTTTCAAAGAACCAAATCTATGGAGAGTTACCCAATTGGATCTGGAGACTTCCTAGTCTTCAATCTCTAAATCTTTCTTATAACTACTTGAAGACTCTTGAAGGACCTATCTCCAATAtctctttttttattgaaagatatCTAGACTTTCGCTCCAACCAGTTCCAAGGCCAACTCCCAGTTCTCCCACCTGTCAGCTACTTGGATTTCTCCATGAATAATTTTCATTCTGCCTTACCAGCTAGCATCGGCCAGTCCCTTGAATTCGcatatttcttttcaatttcaagtAATAAATTGTATGGGAGTATCCCTGGATCAATATGCAAAGCTACAAATCTTCAATTTCTCGATCTGTCTGATAATTACTTCAGTGGCACAATTCCCCAATGCTTGATTAAGAATAGAAATCTTTGGGTGTTGAGTCTAAGGAAAAACAATCTCAACGGTACAATTCCTGATACATTTCCGAAGTTTGGTTATTTACAAACTTTAACTGTCAATAAAAACCATCTAGAGGGAAAGTTACCGAAATCTCTTAAGAATTGCCATTTATTGGAGGTCTTGGACATTGGGAACAACCACATCAAGGATACCTTCCCATTTTACTTGAAAGGATTAACCATATTGAAGGTTCTTATTTTGCGATCTAACAAATTATATGGGCCCATTGGTCATCTAGAGCTTGATGCCCCTTGGCCGATGCTTCAAATCATGGATGTAGCTTCAAACAATTTTACCGGCCACCTTCCAATTGTACTCCTTTCTACTTGGATGGCGTTGACAAATCATGCACATGAGGCGCACTCAAAGCTCAGTTACCTCCAAATTGAGATGGGTAGGAGATATTATCGACATACGGTAACAGTTACTAGCAAGGGCTTAGAGGTGGAGCTGGTGAAGATCCTAACTATCTTCACCACCATTGACTTTTCTTGCAACAACTTTGATGGTCCTATACCTGAAGAAATTGGAGAATTCACATTGTTATATATTCTCAACTTGTCGCATAATGCCTTTGCAGGCCAAATCCCAGCATCTCTAGGGAAATTGAGTAATCTTGAGTCATTAGACCTTTCAAGTAATAAGCTTTCTGGTAATATTCCTGTGCCACTTGCCGATGGTCTTATTTTCCTAGCAGTTCTCAACCTTTCGTTCAACCAATTGGTGGGACAGATTCCATTCATCAAGCAATTTGCTACATTTTCGGAAAATTCCTTCAAAGGAAACGAAAGATTATGTGGTTTGCCTTTGAAATCACAGTGCTCACATGAGGAGCCACGATTGTCACCTCCAACGTTTGAAGAACCTCATAAGAGTATGATCGACTGGAATTACTTAAGTGCTGAACTGggatttgtttttgggtttggatttgTAGTTGGGCCCCTTATGTTTTGGAAGAGATGGAGGATATGGTATTACAAACATGTTGATGACATTCTTTTCAAGATCTTCCCTAAACTGTATCTTGGAAATGAATATCGTCGAAGACCAGCACTCAACAGTCAGCAGCCAAGGCATTAG